Proteins encoded by one window of Patescibacteria group bacterium:
- a CDS encoding SDR family NAD(P)-dependent oxidoreductase — protein sequence MEVDKFIDLTDKVAIVTGGAMGIGLGITERLARSGAKVLIADMNEEAAAESAQKLNSQGYVTKSIKTDVSSKADVDKMIEAAISEFGKLDILVNNAGIYPMKPFFELTEEDWDKVMAVNLKGTFLCTQAAAEKMVNGGKIVDISSIAGFVGFSGLAHYCATKGGINASIRAIAVELAPKKINVNAVAPGAIETPGAKSDDTTKQQTISAIPLARMGQPEDIANLAVFLSSGKADYITGQTIIVDGGWTLR from the coding sequence ATGGAAGTGGATAAATTCATCGACCTAACAGATAAGGTTGCCATCGTAACAGGCGGGGCAATGGGGATTGGTCTGGGCATTACTGAACGATTAGCAAGATCTGGCGCTAAAGTTTTAATTGCTGACATGAACGAAGAGGCCGCTGCCGAGAGCGCACAAAAGTTAAATTCGCAAGGATATGTAACAAAATCAATAAAAACCGATGTCTCGAGCAAGGCTGACGTAGACAAAATGATTGAAGCAGCCATCTCTGAATTTGGTAAGCTTGATATTTTAGTTAATAATGCCGGCATATACCCCATGAAGCCATTTTTCGAGCTTACAGAGGAGGATTGGGATAAGGTAATGGCGGTAAATCTGAAGGGAACATTCCTTTGTACTCAGGCAGCAGCAGAGAAAATGGTGAACGGAGGTAAAATTGTTGACATCTCTTCAATTGCTGGCTTCGTTGGATTTTCCGGACTTGCTCACTATTGCGCAACAAAAGGGGGTATCAATGCCTCTATCCGCGCTATTGCGGTCGAGCTTGCGCCAAAAAAGATAAATGTGAATGCAGTAGCTCCGGGTGCGATTGAAACCCCAGGTGCAAAATCAGACGATACAACAAAACAACAAACTATCTCGGCCATTCCGTTGGCACGCATGGGCCAGCCGGAAGATATTGCAAATTTGGCTGTTTTTCTTTCTTCAGGCAAAGCTGACTACATCACTGGCCAAACCATTATTGTAGACGGTGGCTGGACACTAAGATAA
- the cas2 gene encoding CRISPR-associated endonuclease Cas2, whose protein sequence is MLKRESLEIAKLSAKEILLALFDATVMPFFEASPVYRKSAMAAKDEIENSKINLRQKIYYLKKHGYIESFTRDKEKYLEITPRGINHIKKIMTFDIRVKRSEIWDRKWRVVIFDIPEKMRDERDIFRKAIKNAGFIQIQKSVHVYPFECTREISELSERLGVSENVVIMISEIFQGEQNIIEEFIDRGILFKEDLISE, encoded by the coding sequence ATGTTAAAAAGAGAAAGTTTAGAAATTGCAAAATTGAGCGCGAAAGAGATTCTTTTAGCATTATTCGATGCCACGGTTATGCCTTTTTTTGAAGCAAGCCCCGTTTATAGAAAATCAGCTATGGCAGCAAAAGATGAAATCGAAAATTCTAAAATCAATCTACGCCAAAAGATCTATTATCTCAAAAAGCACGGATATATTGAATCATTTACCCGGGATAAAGAAAAATATCTTGAAATTACACCCAGGGGAATTAACCATATCAAAAAAATAATGACTTTTGATATTCGGGTGAAACGATCGGAGATTTGGGATCGAAAATGGAGAGTTGTAATATTTGATATTCCCGAGAAGATGCGGGATGAGAGAGATATTTTTCGTAAAGCAATTAAAAACGCTGGCTTTATTCAGATTCAAAAAAGCGTGCATGTTTATCCGTTTGAATGCACGCGGGAGATATCGGAATTATCTGAAAGGCTTGGAGTTTCTGAAAATGTCGTAATTATGATCTCGGAAATTTTTCAGGGAGAACAAAATATTATTGAAGAATTCATTGATCGTGGAATTTTGTTTAAGGAAGATTTGATCTCAGAATAA
- a CDS encoding phage holin family protein, with protein MYFLLRWIINTLALLIAAYLVPGVSFSGFWSALIAALIFGLINAVIRPIMIILTLPVNLVTLGLFTLVINALMFWLASAVVKGFTVTGFWPAFFGALVYWIIIILVNLIEKAD; from the coding sequence ATGTATTTTCTTTTGCGTTGGATAATAAATACTCTGGCACTTTTAATTGCGGCATATCTAGTGCCTGGTGTTTCATTTTCTGGCTTTTGGTCAGCTTTGATTGCCGCGTTGATTTTTGGTTTGATCAATGCTGTGATACGGCCGATCATGATAATACTTACTCTGCCCGTAAATCTGGTTACGCTTGGCTTGTTTACGCTTGTAATAAATGCCCTTATGTTCTGGCTAGCATCGGCAGTAGTCAAGGGGTTTACAGTAACAGGATTCTGGCCAGCTTTTTTCGGCGCATTGGTTTACTGGATCATTATTATATTGGTTAATCTTATCGAGAAAGCCGATTAG
- the lepA gene encoding translation elongation factor 4, whose translation MEEKNIRNFCIIAHIDHGKSTLADRMLEITSTVEKREMKEQLLDQMDIERERGITIKLAPVRMEYSKHILNLIDTPGHVDFSYEVSRSLAAVEGAILLVDATQGIEAQTLSTLYAAIDHDLEIIPVVNKIDLPAARPEEVAHEIIKVLGCRENEIIYASGKTGEGVEEILKEVIERVPAPNDEGEEKTRALIFDSVYDPYRGVVAYVRVFSGEIKNNDEIFLMQTKSGGKVEECGYFKPKYFPHSPLSSGEIGYIVTGFKEVSEASVGDTITQKKIPAVSPLSGYQKVKPFVYASIFCTDSDKYPELKEAIGKLKLNDGSLSYEAERSEMLGHGFRCGFLGLLHLDIVRERLEREFDLDLVITSPTVIYKLTMLNGEARIVEKAADLPASHEYREIFEPWATLEIITPKEFIGVIMDLTQSKRGIYKNTEYFDDNRVVIKYEIPLAELIIDYYDQLKSISRGYASLNYEMIDYRSADLSKIDILIAEDRVDALSFIINSQKAQKEARRIVERLKDLIPRQNFEVKIQVAISATIIASERIPAMRKDVTAKLYGGDVTRKNKLLDKQKKGKKKMKMIGKVNIPSDVFIKVLRSE comes from the coding sequence ATGGAAGAAAAAAACATCCGCAATTTTTGTATTATCGCGCATATTGATCACGGCAAGTCAACGCTGGCTGACCGAATGCTGGAAATTACCAGCACGGTTGAAAAACGTGAGATGAAAGAGCAGCTCCTTGATCAGATGGATATTGAGCGTGAGCGCGGCATTACTATCAAGCTTGCACCTGTTCGCATGGAATACAGCAAACATATTTTGAATTTGATAGATACCCCGGGTCATGTTGATTTTTCATACGAAGTTTCAAGGTCATTGGCAGCTGTTGAGGGAGCGATCCTCCTTGTTGATGCTACTCAGGGCATTGAAGCCCAAACCCTTTCGACACTTTATGCGGCGATAGACCATGATCTCGAGATTATACCGGTTGTAAATAAAATTGATCTACCGGCAGCTCGTCCGGAAGAAGTTGCTCATGAAATTATCAAAGTTCTTGGTTGTCGTGAAAATGAAATTATCTATGCATCGGGAAAAACCGGCGAAGGAGTGGAAGAAATTTTGAAAGAAGTAATTGAACGCGTACCAGCACCCAATGATGAGGGAGAAGAGAAGACAAGAGCCTTAATTTTTGACTCGGTATATGACCCCTATCGGGGAGTAGTTGCTTATGTCCGGGTGTTTTCGGGCGAAATAAAAAATAATGACGAGATATTTTTGATGCAGACTAAAAGTGGGGGAAAAGTAGAGGAGTGTGGCTATTTTAAACCAAAATATTTCCCCCACTCTCCCCTATCATCGGGCGAAATTGGTTATATTGTAACCGGATTTAAAGAAGTTTCTGAAGCGTCTGTCGGCGATACCATTACGCAGAAAAAAATTCCAGCAGTCTCTCCCCTTTCGGGCTATCAAAAAGTTAAGCCGTTTGTTTATGCTTCGATATTCTGTACCGATTCGGACAAATATCCCGAGCTCAAGGAGGCAATCGGAAAGCTTAAATTAAATGACGGCTCGCTATCGTACGAGGCCGAGAGATCAGAAATGCTCGGCCATGGTTTTCGTTGCGGATTTCTTGGACTTTTACACCTCGATATCGTTCGTGAACGCCTTGAACGCGAATTTGACCTTGATCTTGTAATCACTAGCCCGACTGTTATTTATAAATTAACAATGTTGAATGGGGAGGCAAGGATCGTTGAAAAGGCAGCCGATCTACCAGCATCGCACGAATACCGCGAAATTTTTGAACCTTGGGCTACTCTCGAAATCATTACTCCGAAAGAATTCATTGGTGTAATCATGGATCTAACGCAAAGTAAGCGCGGAATTTACAAAAATACTGAATATTTTGATGATAATAGGGTGGTTATAAAGTATGAAATTCCGCTTGCTGAACTTATTATTGATTATTATGACCAGCTAAAAAGTATTTCTCGCGGGTATGCCTCTCTTAATTATGAGATGATTGATTATCGTAGTGCGGACCTATCTAAAATCGATATTCTGATTGCTGAGGATCGTGTCGACGCGCTGAGTTTTATTATTAATTCGCAAAAAGCACAGAAGGAAGCGCGAAGAATCGTTGAAAGATTAAAAGATCTTATTCCGCGCCAGAATTTCGAAGTTAAAATCCAGGTGGCAATCTCGGCCACAATCATTGCTTCTGAAAGAATTCCTGCTATGCGCAAGGATGTGACTGCCAAGCTATATGGAGGCGACGTCACTCGTAAGAACAAACTTCTTGACAAGCAGAAAAAGGGGAAAAAGAAAATGAAAATGATCGGTAAGGTAAATATTCCATCCGATGTTTTTATAAAAGTTCTAAGAAGTGAGTAA
- a CDS encoding deoxyribonuclease IV has translation MKFGMHISTREPFSDAIDRGVEAHCECMQIFANAPQRWNPLVIPEHQVAGFVEKNKKAKIDPVMIHGIYLINLATNNPFFYEASIKSLIDDMKKAKALHAIGTNFHVGSTKGRKLSEVMDKIVLAIKNILAASPEGPFLILENSAGAGDIIGDKFSELGEIIKKVDSDRVKVTLDTAHAFGSGYNVATKGGLDDTLAEFDKEIGLDRLICLHLNDSAVPFASCRDRHADIGEGYIGINGFKVIVNHPKLKELPGILETPSIKGKGDIDNLKILRELLD, from the coding sequence ATGAAATTTGGAATGCACATTTCTACACGTGAACCATTCTCTGATGCGATTGATCGCGGGGTTGAAGCTCACTGCGAATGCATGCAGATTTTTGCCAATGCGCCACAGCGCTGGAATCCCCTTGTTATTCCGGAGCATCAAGTTGCGGGCTTTGTGGAGAAAAATAAAAAAGCGAAAATCGATCCGGTAATGATTCATGGTATATATCTTATTAACCTTGCAACAAATAATCCATTCTTTTACGAAGCATCTATAAAATCGTTAATTGACGATATGAAAAAGGCCAAAGCACTTCACGCTATCGGCACAAATTTTCATGTTGGTTCGACCAAAGGAAGGAAGCTTTCTGAGGTGATGGACAAAATTGTGCTGGCAATCAAAAATATCCTTGCTGCTTCCCCGGAGGGACCTTTCCTAATATTGGAAAATTCTGCCGGTGCGGGAGACATTATTGGCGATAAATTTTCTGAACTTGGGGAAATTATCAAAAAAGTCGATTCCGACAGAGTCAAAGTTACGCTTGATACAGCTCATGCATTCGGTTCGGGGTACAATGTTGCGACTAAAGGCGGGCTCGATGATACTCTTGCTGAATTTGACAAAGAAATTGGCCTTGACCGATTGATCTGTTTGCATCTTAATGATTCAGCAGTGCCATTTGCTTCTTGTCGTGATCGTCATGCAGATATTGGCGAAGGATACATCGGCATTAATGGATTTAAGGTTATAGTAAATCACCCCAAACTAAAAGAGCTGCCAGGAATTCTCGAAACTCCCAGCATAAAGGGCAAGGGTGATATAGATAATCTCAAAATTCTCCGCGAACTACTAGATTGA
- a CDS encoding metallophosphoesterase, whose translation MKEKTAFLFSDLHASNKGLEKIKQAVLGEKADLLLFTGDIVNMGEPIWYAEKFIKMIDELEIPLFWVPGNNDFGRAYYKVSAKYKTLEGKIVEMFGRTFTGVGGSPASWSGQYEGERSVDKKAIAGSIFLSHVPPPGIINLSKFDDPRMMPERKFSDAPLVHICGHVHWKWGVGYLGQTKVIKLASSETGHYAILNLENLKVEFKELK comes from the coding sequence ATGAAAGAAAAAACTGCCTTTCTTTTTTCAGATTTGCATGCATCAAATAAAGGGCTCGAAAAAATCAAACAAGCAGTTTTGGGCGAGAAAGCAGATCTGCTTCTTTTTACTGGCGATATCGTGAACATGGGCGAACCGATTTGGTACGCCGAAAAATTTATCAAAATGATTGACGAGCTCGAAATTCCTCTCTTCTGGGTACCGGGAAATAATGATTTTGGCCGCGCATACTATAAAGTGTCTGCAAAATATAAAACACTTGAGGGGAAAATTGTGGAAATGTTTGGCCGGACTTTTACGGGAGTTGGCGGCTCCCCTGCTTCGTGGTCGGGACAATACGAAGGAGAGCGAAGCGTAGACAAAAAAGCCATTGCCGGATCAATTTTTCTCTCGCATGTTCCGCCGCCGGGAATTATTAATTTATCAAAATTTGATGACCCCAGAATGATGCCGGAACGAAAATTCTCCGATGCACCTCTTGTCCACATTTGTGGCCATGTGCACTGGAAATGGGGCGTCGGCTATCTGGGCCAAACAAAAGTTATCAAACTCGCCTCCTCCGAAACCGGCCATTATGCTATATTGAATTTAGAAAATCTGAAAGTGGAATTTAAGGAGTTAAAATGA
- the murJ gene encoding murein biosynthesis integral membrane protein MurJ has protein sequence MIKRFSNFFHSENSVRMASAILLITLTISNVLGMLRDHFLASYIPTSQLDIYFAAFRIPDLIFNFLILGAITSAFIPVFCDFISNNKMEEGWKVTSILLNIAAVIMIFAAIVLFFLMPYLTPLVVPDFSFEKMQKTTELARILMLTPIFFSASYIFSGVLNSFNRFVAYSFAPLVYNLSIILGTFILGRNIGIIGVVYFVIIGAVLHMLIQLPSLFKLGFKYTFSFDYKNASIKKIIRLMLPRTIGMGVNQLMLLVYTAIGSALAIGSISAFNFANNIQTMPVVVLGTSFATAVFPTLTTAFTKNETDKFVFYLNRTIRTVSYLLIPTSVAFILLRAQIIRLILGSGSFGWSDTKATALALGYFSLSLLAQGLIPLLARAFYAMKNSKTPMYISIITVAVSIAIAYPLAQKMGVAGLALSFTIGSYINLILLYVLLVAKYRGMLSNKVINSVIKIVIISAITGFIAREGMLYFANLVNMNKFIGVLEQTLLTLALGFVIFVALSYVLKLEEISWALKRKINGKEIEGEPVQ, from the coding sequence ATGATAAAACGATTCTCTAATTTTTTCCACTCGGAAAATAGCGTTCGCATGGCCAGTGCAATTTTGCTTATTACACTGACTATCAGCAATGTGCTAGGAATGTTGCGCGACCATTTTTTGGCAAGTTATATTCCGACTTCACAACTCGATATCTATTTTGCAGCATTTCGTATACCTGATCTTATTTTCAATTTTCTTATCTTAGGCGCTATAACATCAGCATTTATTCCGGTTTTTTGCGATTTTATCAGCAACAATAAAATGGAAGAAGGCTGGAAAGTTACGAGTATCCTTCTAAATATTGCAGCTGTAATAATGATTTTTGCCGCTATTGTTTTATTCTTCCTGATGCCATATCTTACTCCACTGGTTGTTCCGGATTTTTCTTTCGAAAAAATGCAAAAAACTACAGAGCTTGCTCGGATTTTGATGTTAACTCCGATTTTTTTCTCTGCTTCATACATATTTTCCGGAGTACTTAATTCGTTTAATCGTTTCGTTGCCTATTCATTTGCCCCACTTGTGTATAACCTCTCTATTATCTTGGGCACGTTTATTTTGGGAAGGAATATTGGAATCATCGGGGTAGTTTACTTTGTTATAATTGGCGCAGTTCTTCATATGCTGATTCAGCTACCATCATTGTTTAAACTTGGTTTCAAATACACTTTTTCTTTCGATTATAAAAATGCGTCGATTAAAAAAATTATCCGGCTAATGCTGCCGCGAACTATTGGTATGGGAGTAAATCAACTGATGCTTTTAGTATATACTGCGATTGGCTCGGCGTTGGCGATCGGTTCAATTTCTGCATTTAATTTTGCAAATAATATCCAGACGATGCCGGTGGTAGTGCTGGGCACATCTTTTGCAACCGCAGTATTTCCAACACTAACAACAGCATTTACAAAAAATGAAACCGACAAATTTGTTTTTTATTTGAATCGGACGATCAGGACAGTTTCATATCTTCTTATCCCGACTTCTGTTGCCTTCATTCTACTCAGGGCTCAGATCATTCGTCTTATCCTCGGATCGGGTAGTTTTGGTTGGAGCGACACAAAGGCAACCGCCCTTGCGCTTGGGTATTTCTCTCTTTCTCTTCTTGCCCAAGGGCTTATTCCTCTTTTGGCAAGAGCTTTTTATGCCATGAAAAATTCAAAAACTCCCATGTACATCTCTATAATCACGGTAGCTGTAAGCATAGCAATTGCTTATCCCCTGGCTCAAAAAATGGGAGTAGCTGGGCTAGCGCTTTCTTTTACAATCGGAAGCTATATTAATTTAATTCTCCTGTATGTTCTTCTAGTGGCAAAATATCGAGGGATGTTATCTAATAAAGTAATTAATTCAGTCATAAAAATCGTTATCATTTCTGCTATTACTGGTTTTATTGCGCGAGAAGGCATGCTATATTTTGCCAATTTGGTGAATATGAATAAATTTATCGGGGTATTGGAACAAACATTGCTTACACTAGCTCTCGGTTTTGTTATTTTTGTGGCTCTTTCCTACGTTTTAAAACTCGAAGAAATTTCATGGGCACTAAAGCGGAAAATAAATGGAAAAGAAATTGAAGGGGAACCAGTCCAATAA
- the ftsH gene encoding ATP-dependent zinc metalloprotease FtsH translates to MNQKSGNRAVYWIIIIFIAAVLVGSYYASRPKTPTQVDISQIAKQVQDGQIDQVTVKDNQVTANVKGEGTEQAYKENGVGLNEYGITSDKVNIKVVDTSSSVAWSSIFLYTLLPLILIAAFFWWMLRSAQGQNMKAMSFGKSGARLSLGRKTTFNDVAGLLEPKQELREVVEFLKSPKKFRDLGAEIPRGVLLVGPPGTGKTLLAKAVAGEAGVPFFSISASEFVEMFVGVGASRVRDLFAKAKRSAPAIVFIDEMDAIGRQRGSGLGGSHDEREQTLNQILVEMDGFDTGDNVIVMAATNRPDVLDPALLRPGRFDRHITIDLPDRSEREQILKIHTRNKPIEKNVNLSRIAATTAGFSGADLKNLANEGAILAARAGRKTITQENMEEAIEKVMMGPERKSKKMSDHEKKITAIHESGHAVVSHILPNADPVHKISIVSRGMALGYTWNLPTEDRRLEAKDYFEDEIASLLAGRVAEEEFFGSNKITTGAQNDLKRATLLARKMVVEFGMSEKLGPQTYGHKEEMPFLGKELAEQRNYSENIAAVIDQEVSRFIDEGRKKAKKIIDTHKSIIEKLADELIKKETINEEDFLKYFKAKT, encoded by the coding sequence ATGAATCAGAAATCTGGAAACCGTGCAGTATATTGGATCATTATTATATTTATAGCAGCGGTTCTTGTCGGAAGTTATTATGCCAGCCGGCCAAAAACACCAACTCAGGTTGATATCTCGCAGATTGCGAAACAGGTCCAGGATGGCCAAATCGACCAAGTTACGGTGAAAGATAATCAGGTTACCGCTAACGTTAAGGGCGAAGGTACCGAGCAGGCATACAAGGAAAATGGCGTTGGCTTGAATGAATATGGTATTACATCCGACAAGGTCAATATCAAAGTTGTAGACACAAGCTCATCTGTTGCCTGGTCGTCGATATTTCTATATACCCTCTTGCCTTTGATTTTGATCGCCGCATTTTTTTGGTGGATGCTTCGTTCCGCCCAGGGGCAAAATATGAAGGCGATGAGTTTCGGTAAATCTGGAGCCCGTCTTTCACTGGGGCGCAAAACTACATTTAATGATGTCGCCGGGCTGTTGGAACCGAAGCAGGAACTTCGCGAAGTAGTCGAGTTTTTGAAGTCACCAAAAAAGTTTCGCGATTTGGGCGCAGAAATTCCACGAGGAGTCCTTCTTGTGGGGCCTCCTGGTACCGGTAAGACCTTGCTTGCAAAGGCGGTTGCTGGTGAGGCAGGTGTTCCTTTCTTCTCAATTTCCGCATCTGAATTTGTCGAGATGTTTGTTGGTGTTGGTGCGTCCCGAGTGCGCGATCTTTTCGCTAAAGCGAAAAGGAGCGCACCGGCAATCGTCTTTATTGATGAAATGGATGCAATCGGCCGCCAGCGCGGGTCTGGGCTCGGTGGAAGCCACGATGAACGTGAGCAGACATTAAACCAAATTTTGGTTGAAATGGACGGCTTTGATACCGGTGATAACGTCATCGTCATGGCTGCTACAAACAGGCCAGATGTACTTGATCCAGCACTTCTTCGTCCGGGCCGCTTCGACAGGCACATTACTATCGATCTTCCAGACAGAAGCGAACGTGAACAAATTTTAAAAATTCATACTCGAAATAAGCCAATCGAAAAAAATGTTAATCTTTCAAGAATTGCCGCCACAACCGCCGGTTTCTCTGGGGCTGATCTTAAAAATTTAGCAAATGAGGGAGCTATTTTAGCAGCTCGGGCTGGCCGCAAGACCATAACCCAAGAAAACATGGAAGAGGCAATCGAGAAAGTGATGATGGGCCCAGAGCGAAAAAGCAAGAAGATGTCTGACCATGAAAAGAAAATTACCGCTATCCATGAGTCAGGCCATGCTGTTGTTAGCCATATTTTGCCAAATGCCGATCCGGTTCACAAAATCTCGATAGTTTCTCGCGGCATGGCTCTAGGATATACTTGGAATTTGCCGACAGAAGACCGCAGGCTCGAAGCCAAAGATTATTTTGAGGACGAAATTGCTTCACTTCTTGCGGGCCGCGTTGCCGAAGAAGAATTTTTCGGTTCAAATAAAATAACAACTGGAGCACAAAACGACCTGAAACGAGCAACTCTTCTTGCGCGCAAGATGGTTGTTGAATTTGGAATGTCTGAAAAATTAGGTCCACAGACTTATGGCCACAAGGAAGAAATGCCGTTTTTGGGGAAAGAACTTGCCGAGCAGCGCAATTATAGCGAAAATATTGCCGCCGTAATCGACCAAGAAGTTTCCAGATTTATCGATGAAGGCAGAAAAAAAGCCAAGAAAATTATTGATACCCATAAATCAATCATTGAAAAATTGGCTGACGAACTGATAAAGAAAGAAACAATTAACGAAGAAGATTTTCTCAAATATTTTAAGGCGAAAACATAG
- the tilS gene encoding tRNA lysidine(34) synthetase TilS — protein sequence MPKISQKNLIIKVYKNIIAERLIGEGDTVIVALSGGPDSVCLFDILAILRSKLKNNLKACHFNHKLRGAASERDKKFVQKLCQKYGVELIEADWNNKPKNKKASEEEARNARYEFFEKILKTERGEAKIALAHNSNDLAETLVQRLIRGTGLKGLKSIPSQRENFIRPLLKFSRTDILEYLKLKNIKYRTDKSNFNLDFLRNKIRHRILPQLKKINPNVIEALGSTSRAIEDDYDFLESVTEDKLRQIIEKRGNSEIVLNYKKWATLSPSLSRLTLRLSVEYLGGGEDINYSHIENVRTLLYKKEGRKSLPLPHHLQVSLERGKIIVLKTKN from the coding sequence ATGCCAAAAATCTCACAAAAAAATTTAATTATCAAGGTGTACAAAAACATCATTGCTGAGAGGTTGATAGGGGAAGGCGACACGGTAATTGTTGCCTTGTCCGGCGGACCAGATTCTGTCTGCCTTTTTGATATTCTCGCAATTCTACGCTCGAAATTAAAAAATAATTTAAAAGCATGCCATTTCAATCATAAGTTGAGGGGAGCGGCGAGCGAGAGAGACAAGAAATTTGTCCAAAAACTATGCCAAAAATATGGCGTAGAACTCATTGAAGCTGACTGGAACAATAAACCAAAAAATAAAAAAGCCAGCGAAGAAGAAGCGAGGAATGCCCGCTATGAGTTCTTCGAAAAAATTTTAAAAACCGAAAGGGGAGAGGCCAAAATCGCTCTTGCACATAATTCAAATGACCTTGCCGAAACCCTGGTACAGAGATTAATCAGAGGTACCGGTTTAAAGGGGCTTAAATCTATCCCCTCTCAGCGTGAAAATTTTATCCGTCCCCTACTCAAATTTTCACGCACAGATATTTTGGAATACCTTAAATTAAAAAATATCAAGTACAGGACAGATAAATCAAATTTTAACTTGGATTTTCTGCGAAATAAAATTCGCCACAGAATCCTTCCACAGCTTAAAAAAATCAACCCCAATGTTATTGAAGCACTAGGAAGCACGTCGCGGGCTATCGAGGACGATTATGATTTCCTTGAGTCTGTGACAGAAGATAAACTTAGGCAGATCATTGAAAAAAGGGGTAATAGTGAAATTGTGCTTAATTATAAAAAATGGGCAACTCTCAGCCCGTCGCTTTCACGACTTACCCTTCGCCTGTCTGTCGAGTACCTTGGTGGCGGTGAAGATATTAACTATTCTCATATTGAAAACGTGCGAACGCTACTATATAAAAAAGAGGGACGGAAAAGTTTGCCTCTCCCCCATCATTTACAGGTTAGCCTTGAGCGTGGTAAAATCATTGTATTGAAGACTAAGAATTGA
- a CDS encoding lamin tail domain-containing protein encodes MLKIIKSAFIISAVMCLASFATNAVFTDQVEVSDNTFQTGTWETPSPDRVVINEVYYDVDALHGDEGKNEWIELYNPNDVEINIKGWSISDNYYTKTINPDVSIPAHGFVLLSHDNNTWQLWGNPSGDNIVTINLGGNTDWLSNAGDRIILNNPSGTTVDQMNYGTDTAVWNPACPDVTAGHSLSRSSLGFDSDLASDFIDLTTPTPGA; translated from the coding sequence ATGTTAAAAATTATTAAAAGCGCGTTCATTATTTCCGCAGTAATGTGTTTGGCAAGTTTTGCCACAAACGCAGTTTTTACAGATCAAGTTGAAGTTTCAGATAATACTTTTCAAACCGGAACCTGGGAAACACCGTCGCCAGATAGAGTCGTAATTAACGAAGTCTACTATGATGTTGATGCTCTCCACGGTGACGAGGGAAAAAATGAATGGATCGAATTGTACAATCCAAATGATGTCGAAATTAACATAAAAGGTTGGTCTATCTCAGACAACTACTATACTAAAACCATCAATCCGGATGTGAGTATTCCGGCTCATGGTTTCGTTTTGTTGTCACATGATAACAATACTTGGCAGCTTTGGGGCAACCCAAGCGGGGACAATATAGTGACAATCAACCTTGGCGGGAATACTGATTGGCTTAGCAATGCCGGAGATAGAATAATCTTAAATAACCCTTCTGGGACTACTGTCGATCAAATGAATTATGGTACAGATACCGCTGTATGGAACCCAGCATGTCCCGATGTTACCGCTGGTCATTCGTTGTCGAGAAGTTCTCTTGGGTTTGATTCGGATCTTGCTTCAGATTTTATTGATTTAACAACACCGACGCCAGGAGCATGA